A genome region from Scyliorhinus torazame isolate Kashiwa2021f chromosome 13, sScyTor2.1, whole genome shotgun sequence includes the following:
- the LOC140388383 gene encoding large ribosomal subunit protein eL43-like — protein MAKRTKKVGIVGKYGTRYGASLRKMVKKIEISQHPKYTSFCSKTKMKRRAVGIWHCGSCMKTVAGGAWAYNTTSAVTVKSAIRRLRELKDQ, from the coding sequence ATGGCCAAACGCACCAAGAAGGTGGGGATCGTGGGGAAATACGGCACCCGGTACGGAGCCTCCCTCCGCAAAATGGTGAAGAAGATCGAGATCAGTCAGCACCCCAAATACACCTCCTTCTGCAGCAAGACAAAGATGAAGCGCAGAGCAGTCGGGATCTGGCATTGTGGATCTTGCATGAAAACAGTGGCTGGAGGAGCCTGGGCCTACAACACCACCTCGGCCGTCACCGTGAAGTCTGCAATTCGCCGTCTGCGGGAGCTgaaggatcagtga